A region of Larus michahellis chromosome 15, bLarMic1.1, whole genome shotgun sequence DNA encodes the following proteins:
- the AKNA gene encoding microtubule organization protein AKNA isoform X5 — translation MLVGAPPGRGGDDVTYIRDKEVPSPLPPPPPPPPPPLGHEAAQVTGTRCPQAMASPAPWLRWTQTELTRWEGEEEEEEEEEEEEDDFGRRMDEDGVIGLGEAAGSPPWGDGEDLEEGSPAEEGCWHPWRDPAEEDEERGSSGGDEGPWGAESDGDPYPELSYEGRWGSGSSASPEPSQDGRALCQPRSCSTDRGDTSGLSDASPGPATPSRRHRGWDTARDAGGGHGQGWTPSQSLLLHLSTDDLRDATASTQPVPEPQPAGAAPGTAASAPTGEPWGTGTPPAPQLHPRSRLPKKVAPAVPAPKPGHQSPSRSPRQRHAGGKQARHPSGSGTGTGDGTQYGRGRLNHPLPDLSKVEARVKFDQSYRPPRGRALPARPRATGGPVGFKSPAEIVREVLLSSGEGVPPQPPTATGLPQEFRSPRQATQLVQQLQDDYHKLLTKYAEAENTIDQLRLGARVSLYADPPQPSRSLSVGTVGTGCRVMALSIPQARTAAFSMAPAPPSSPGAAPALGPPDRAGSLQPPSPPPPGGGCPTCPGLCRCPGTQLTRTLVGQTHKLQAQVESFEGWMRAGSPAPQEQLQRFRKLKDAQDALERAYLRARHQHPGASGDFDPDRAVEGEIFHLGLRLEELKERLEPGAGGKLPPQPPAQPRSPPAPSPPPTAVSPRPESPALTEGPRGTAGDNEAVTGGLSRRLWHKQLQVEEDFGDLLAQYKHFKSLPESLSLEQLSVAESGCQEEADGPAAGDSGPSQVPCRTRSLEEEADLETSSLHPSERRATLLPPEELPWPGATRGHLSPATAEDLPAVAKPLLGLPEPPLAPLSRRSSGVGSSATQHRPRKEQRIVSPETDSGFVGSEASRVSPPVHTPEHRPPGTGTPGSPGPSIPVPTTLCPPRKREVTPLPSKPALMGIYPAGRQRGTGGLRLPPSTPSQSSSPPRWAESAGSEAGPDGDGDGSDGDGTHLPPPPAPAHMDSEAEGRSCTSTGGRPPTMARDLASPTASPETPSPTPLSLHPARCDLLGSRLERDQAIRALRDEVWRLRRRLEESLHRSRSYPEGKAAPRTPPARSQPAASGPSSPRDTAPSGEPSPPARGRVTPRVAPTRRGRSASLPRDRPALDLTSESDPSPAGPRAPPSLRNSPGNPPGAVTFRGQYTGTRYPVGTPRAPPAPQEEPGAPGCPRCHGNGTPSGMFPDTLAPLSVAGSRAGDATRPPRHSTPRRTCCPTCHTPTGAPASGDRDGATHAERGPGGTSPPSSHVRPRAEKPEQPGVWYLVASPGATPAIGCLAPVPLVPYAPPLLYCSPAVPTSAPAMAGVPLRHPEGLGGAEHPPRPHAAAHRRCLRLDLEELEELNRSLSRAVEAAQGMRLTTTRMSRALGAELSRARHLRGSCLF, via the exons ATGCTGGTAGGGG cCCCCCCAGGACGCGGCGGCGATGATGTGACCTACATTCGTGACAAGGAGGTCCCCAGCCCgctgccaccaccgccgccgccgccgccgccgccgctgggcCATGAAGCGGCGCAAGTGACAGGGACGCGGTGCCCGCAGGCCATGGCCAGCCCGGCACCATGGCTGCGCTGGACACAAACAGAGCTGACGcgctgggagggagaggaggaggaggaggaggaggaggaggaggaagaggacgaCTTTGGAAGGCGGATGGATGAGGATGGGGTCATCGGCctgggggaggctgctgggagcccACCGTGGG GCGACGGCGAGGACCTGGAGGAGGGGTCCCCGGCGGAGGAGGGTTGCTGGCACCCCTGGCGGGACCCGGCGGAGGAGGACGAGGAGCGGGGCAGCTCCGGGGGGGACGAGGGGCCCTGGGGGGCAGAGAGCGATGGGGACCCCTACCCCGAGCTCTCCTACGAGGGCCGGTGGGGCTCGGGGTCCAGCGCCAGCCCTGAGCCATCGCAGGACGGCCGGGCTCTCTGCCAGCCCCGCAGCTGCAGCACGGACCGTGGGGACACCTCGGGGCTGTCGGAcgccagccctggccctgccacccCGTCCCGCCGTCACCGGGGCTGGGACACAGCCAGGGATGCCGGAGGGGGGCATGGGCAGGGCTGGACCCCGAGCCAGAGCCTCCTGCTGCACCTCTCCACCGATGACCTCCGTGATGCCACCGCCAGCACCCAGCCTGTCCCCGAGCCCCAgccggctggggctgcccccggcACCGCTGCCTCGGCACCCACCGGGGAGCCCtggggcaccgggaccccccctgCGCCCCAGCTGCACCCCAGGTCCCGGCTGCCCAAGAAAGTGGCGCCCGCGGTGCCGGCCCCCAAACCCGGCCATCAATCGCCATCCCGGAGCCCCCGGCAGCGGCACGCGGGTGGGAAGCAGGCGAGACATCCCTCGGGATCGGGCACCGGCACGGGTGATGGCACCCAGTACGGCCGGGGGCGGCTCAACCACCCCCTGCCCGACCTCTCCAAGGTGGAGGCGCGGGTGAAGTTCGACCAGAGCTaccggccgccgcggggccgaGCCCTGCCCGCTCGCCCCAGGGCCACGGGTGGCCCCGTGGGCTTCAAGTCCCCGGCCGAAATCGTGCGGGAGGTGCTGCTGAGCAGCGGGGAGGGcgtccccccgcagccccccaccgCCACCGGGCTGCCGCAGGAGTTCAGGTCCCCCAGGCAAGCCACCCAGCTGGTGCAGCAGCTCCAG gACGACTACCACAAGCTGCTGACCAAGTACGCCGAGGCCGAGAACACCATCGACCAGCTGCGCCTGGGCGCCAGG GTGAGCCTGTACGCCGACCCGCCGCAGCCCAGCCGCAGCCTCTCGGTGGGCACCGTGGGCACCGGCTGCCGGGTGATGGCCCTCAGCATCCCGCAGGCCAGGACGGCCGCTTTCAGCatggccccggccccgccgtcctCACCGGGCGCAG CTCCAGCACTGGGACCACCAGACCGGGCAGGATCACTCcagcctccttccccccctccgcccggggggggctgccccacctGCCCGGGGCTGTGCCGCTGCCCGGGGACCCAGCTGACACGGACACTGGTGGGACAGACCCACAAGCTGCAGGCACAG GTGGAATCCTTCGAAGGCTGGATGCGGGCAGGGAGCCCCGCGCCTCAGGAACAGCTCCAG AGGTTTAGGAAGCTGAAGGATGCTCAGGACGCTCTGGAGCGGGCGTACCTGCGAGCCCGGCACCAGCACCCGGGGGCCTCGGGGGACTTCGATCCCGATCG GgcggtggaaggggagattttcCACCTGGGGCTGCGCCTGGAGGAGCTGAAGGAGCGGCTggagcccggggctggggggaagctccccccgcagcccccagcccagccccgctccccaccagccccttccccaccaccgACCGCCGTCTCCCCACGCCCCGAG AGCCCCGCGCTGACGGAGGGTccccgggggacagcgggggacaacGAGGCGGTGACGGGGGGGTTGTCCCGGCGCCTCTGGCACAAGCAGCTACAAGTGGAGGAGGATTTTGGTGACCTGCTGGCCCA gtaCAAGCACTTCAAGTCCTTGCCGGAGTCGCTGAGCCTGGAGCAGCTGAGCGTGGCAGAGAGCGGGTGCCAGGAGGAGGCGGATGGACCTGCAGCAGGGGACAGTGGCCCCAGCCAGGTCCCCTGCAGGACACGGTCACTAGAAGAGGAGGCCGACCTCGAGACCTCCTCCCT GCACCCCTCGGAGAGGAGAGCCACTCTGCTGCCCCCCGAGGAGCTCCCATGGCCAGGGGCGACACGGGGCCACCTGTCGCCTGCCACTGCTGAGGACCTGCCGGCTGTAGCCAAGCCCCTCCTGGGGCTCCCCGAGCCACCGCTGGCACCCCTGTCCCGCCGCAGCAGTGGGgtgggcagctctgccacccaGCACCGGCCCCGCAAG GAGCAGCGCATTGTGTCACCGGAGACAGACAGCGGCTTCGTGGGCTCGGAGGCCAGCAGAGTGTCACCCCCCGTGCACACCCCTGAACACCGTCCCCCCGGCACCGG gacCCCCGGCTCACCGGGACCCTCCATTCCCGTCCCCACGACCCTCTGTCCTCCGCGGAAGAGAGAGGTGACCCCGCTTCCCTCCAAGCCGGCGCTGATGGGCATCTACCCCGCGGGCAGGCAGAGGGGCACGGGGGGGCTCcgcctgccccccagcaccccttcACAGAGCAGCTCCCCCCCCCGCTGGGCCGAGAGCGCGGGCAGTGAGGCGGGACCCGACGGTGACGGTGACGGCAGTGACGGTGACGGCA ctcaccttcccccccccccagccccagctcacatGGACTCAGAGGCAGAAGGCAGGAGCTGCACCAGCACCGGCGGCCGCCCCCCCACCATGGCCAGGGACCTGGCCAGCCCCACAGCGTCCCCCGAAACACCATCCCCCACCCCGCTGTCGCTCCACCCGGCTCGCTGCGACCTGCTGGGCTCCCGTCTGGAGCGCGA CCAGGCCATCCGGGCGCTGCGGGACGAGGTgtggcggctgcggcggcggctggagGAGAGCCTGCACCGCTCCCGCAGCTATCCCGAGGGGAAAGCCGCCCCACGAACCCCCCCAGCCAGGAGCCAGCCGGCGGCCAGTGGACCATCGTCCCCCAGGGACACAGCGCCCTCCGG GGAGCCGAGCCCCCCGGCGCGGGGCAGGGTGACCCCCAGGGTCGCACCCACGAGGAGGGGGAGGTCGGCGTCGCTGCCGCGGGACAGGCCGGCGCTGGACCTCA CCTCCGAGTCGGACCCCTCGCCTGCCGGGCCCCGGGCCCCCCCCTCCCTGCGGAACAGCCCTGGGAACCCCCCAGGTGCGGTGACATTTCGGGGACAGTACACAG GGACACGGTACCCGGTGGGGACACCGCgcgcccccccagcaccccaagaaGAGCCAGGAGCCCCGGGATGCCCCCGGTGCCACGGGAACGGGACGCCATCGG GGATGTTCCCAGACACCCTCGCTCCTCTCTCCGTAGCCGGCTCCCGGGCAGGGGATGCCACGAGGCCGCCCCGGCACAGCACCCCAAGGAGGACATGCTGCCCCACCTGCCACACACCCACGGGTGCCCCCGCTTCTGGTGACAGGGACGGAGCCACACACG CAGAGCGTGGCCCCGGTGGCacatccccccccagctcccacgtCCGTCCCCGCGCCGAGAAGCCGGAGCAACCTGGAGTTTGGTACTTGGTGGCCAGCCCTGGTGCCACCCCCGCCATCGGCTGCCTTGCGCCCGTCCCCCTCGTGCCTTATGCACCCCCCCTGCT CTACTGCTCCCCAGCGGTACCTACCTCAGCCCCAGCCATGGCCGGGGTCCCCCTCCGACACCCCGAGGGGCTCGggggggcagagcatcccccccgGCCGCACGCCGCTGCCCACCGCCGCTGCCTGAGGCTGgacctggaggagctggaggagctgaacCGGTCCCTGAGCCGGGCCgtggaggctgcccagggcatGAGGCTCACCACCACCCGCATGAGCCGGGCGCTGGGCGCCGAGCTCAGCCGAGCGCGGCACCTGCGGGGCTCCTGCCTCTTCTGA
- the AKNA gene encoding microtubule organization protein AKNA isoform X7 has product MASPAPWLRWTQTELTRWEGEEEEEEEEEEEEDDFGRRMDEDGVIGLGEAAGSPPWGDGEDLEEGSPAEEGCWHPWRDPAEEDEERGSSGGDEGPWGAESDGDPYPELSYEGRWGSGSSASPEPSQDGRALCQPRSCSTDRGDTSGLSDASPGPATPSRRHRGWDTARDAGGGHGQGWTPSQSLLLHLSTDDLRDATASTQPVPEPQPAGAAPGTAASAPTGEPWGTGTPPAPQLHPRSRLPKKVAPAVPAPKPGHQSPSRSPRQRHAGGKQARHPSGSGTGTGDGTQYGRGRLNHPLPDLSKVEARVKFDQSYRPPRGRALPARPRATGGPVGFKSPAEIVREVLLSSGEGVPPQPPTATGLPQEFRSPRQATQLVQQLQDDYHKLLTKYAEAENTIDQLRLGARVSLYADPPQPSRSLSVGTVGTGCRVMALSIPQARTAAFSMAPAPPSSPGAAPALGPPDRAGSLQPPSPPPPGGGCPTCPGLCRCPGTQLTRTLVGQTHKLQAQVESFEGWMRAGSPAPQEQLQRFRKLKDAQDALERAYLRARHQHPGASGDFDPDRAVEGEIFHLGLRLEELKERLEPGAGGKLPPQPPAQPRSPPAPSPPPTAVSPRPESPALTEGPRGTAGDNEAVTGGLSRRLWHKQLQVEEDFGDLLAQYKHFKSLPESLSLEQLSVAESGCQEEADGPAAGDSGPSQVPCRTRSLEEEADLETSSLHPSERRATLLPPEELPWPGATRGHLSPATAEDLPAVAKPLLGLPEPPLAPLSRRSSGVGSSATQHRPRKEQRIVSPETDSGFVGSEASRVSPPVHTPEHRPPGTGTPGSPGPSIPVPTTLCPPRKREVTPLPSKPALMGIYPAGRQRGTGGLRLPPSTPSQSSSPPRWAESAGSEAGPDGDGDGSDGDGTHLPPPPAPAHMDSEAEGRSCTSTGGRPPTMARDLASPTASPETPSPTPLSLHPARCDLLGSRLERDQAIRALRDEVWRLRRRLEESLHRSRSYPEGKAAPRTPPARSQPAASGPSSPRDTAPSGEPSPPARGRVTPRVAPTRRGRSASLPRDRPALDLNLGHGPSGSHHASVSSAAASESDPSPAGPRAPPSLRNSPGNPPGAVTFRGQYTGTRYPVGTPRAPPAPQEEPGAPGCPRCHGNGTPSGMFPDTLAPLSVAGSRAGDATRPPRHSTPRRTCCPTCHTPTGAPASGDRDGATHAERGPGGTSPPSSHVRPRAEKPEQPGVWYLVASPGATPAIGCLAPVPLVPYAPPLLYCSPAVPTSAPAMAGVPLRHPEGLGGAEHPPRPHAAAHRRCLRLDLEELEELNRSLSRAVEAAQGMRLTTTRMSRALGAELSRARHLRGSCLF; this is encoded by the exons ATGGCCAGCCCGGCACCATGGCTGCGCTGGACACAAACAGAGCTGACGcgctgggagggagaggaggaggaggaggaggaggaggaggaggaagaggacgaCTTTGGAAGGCGGATGGATGAGGATGGGGTCATCGGCctgggggaggctgctgggagcccACCGTGGG GCGACGGCGAGGACCTGGAGGAGGGGTCCCCGGCGGAGGAGGGTTGCTGGCACCCCTGGCGGGACCCGGCGGAGGAGGACGAGGAGCGGGGCAGCTCCGGGGGGGACGAGGGGCCCTGGGGGGCAGAGAGCGATGGGGACCCCTACCCCGAGCTCTCCTACGAGGGCCGGTGGGGCTCGGGGTCCAGCGCCAGCCCTGAGCCATCGCAGGACGGCCGGGCTCTCTGCCAGCCCCGCAGCTGCAGCACGGACCGTGGGGACACCTCGGGGCTGTCGGAcgccagccctggccctgccacccCGTCCCGCCGTCACCGGGGCTGGGACACAGCCAGGGATGCCGGAGGGGGGCATGGGCAGGGCTGGACCCCGAGCCAGAGCCTCCTGCTGCACCTCTCCACCGATGACCTCCGTGATGCCACCGCCAGCACCCAGCCTGTCCCCGAGCCCCAgccggctggggctgcccccggcACCGCTGCCTCGGCACCCACCGGGGAGCCCtggggcaccgggaccccccctgCGCCCCAGCTGCACCCCAGGTCCCGGCTGCCCAAGAAAGTGGCGCCCGCGGTGCCGGCCCCCAAACCCGGCCATCAATCGCCATCCCGGAGCCCCCGGCAGCGGCACGCGGGTGGGAAGCAGGCGAGACATCCCTCGGGATCGGGCACCGGCACGGGTGATGGCACCCAGTACGGCCGGGGGCGGCTCAACCACCCCCTGCCCGACCTCTCCAAGGTGGAGGCGCGGGTGAAGTTCGACCAGAGCTaccggccgccgcggggccgaGCCCTGCCCGCTCGCCCCAGGGCCACGGGTGGCCCCGTGGGCTTCAAGTCCCCGGCCGAAATCGTGCGGGAGGTGCTGCTGAGCAGCGGGGAGGGcgtccccccgcagccccccaccgCCACCGGGCTGCCGCAGGAGTTCAGGTCCCCCAGGCAAGCCACCCAGCTGGTGCAGCAGCTCCAG gACGACTACCACAAGCTGCTGACCAAGTACGCCGAGGCCGAGAACACCATCGACCAGCTGCGCCTGGGCGCCAGG GTGAGCCTGTACGCCGACCCGCCGCAGCCCAGCCGCAGCCTCTCGGTGGGCACCGTGGGCACCGGCTGCCGGGTGATGGCCCTCAGCATCCCGCAGGCCAGGACGGCCGCTTTCAGCatggccccggccccgccgtcctCACCGGGCGCAG CTCCAGCACTGGGACCACCAGACCGGGCAGGATCACTCcagcctccttccccccctccgcccggggggggctgccccacctGCCCGGGGCTGTGCCGCTGCCCGGGGACCCAGCTGACACGGACACTGGTGGGACAGACCCACAAGCTGCAGGCACAG GTGGAATCCTTCGAAGGCTGGATGCGGGCAGGGAGCCCCGCGCCTCAGGAACAGCTCCAG AGGTTTAGGAAGCTGAAGGATGCTCAGGACGCTCTGGAGCGGGCGTACCTGCGAGCCCGGCACCAGCACCCGGGGGCCTCGGGGGACTTCGATCCCGATCG GgcggtggaaggggagattttcCACCTGGGGCTGCGCCTGGAGGAGCTGAAGGAGCGGCTggagcccggggctggggggaagctccccccgcagcccccagcccagccccgctccccaccagccccttccccaccaccgACCGCCGTCTCCCCACGCCCCGAG AGCCCCGCGCTGACGGAGGGTccccgggggacagcgggggacaacGAGGCGGTGACGGGGGGGTTGTCCCGGCGCCTCTGGCACAAGCAGCTACAAGTGGAGGAGGATTTTGGTGACCTGCTGGCCCA gtaCAAGCACTTCAAGTCCTTGCCGGAGTCGCTGAGCCTGGAGCAGCTGAGCGTGGCAGAGAGCGGGTGCCAGGAGGAGGCGGATGGACCTGCAGCAGGGGACAGTGGCCCCAGCCAGGTCCCCTGCAGGACACGGTCACTAGAAGAGGAGGCCGACCTCGAGACCTCCTCCCT GCACCCCTCGGAGAGGAGAGCCACTCTGCTGCCCCCCGAGGAGCTCCCATGGCCAGGGGCGACACGGGGCCACCTGTCGCCTGCCACTGCTGAGGACCTGCCGGCTGTAGCCAAGCCCCTCCTGGGGCTCCCCGAGCCACCGCTGGCACCCCTGTCCCGCCGCAGCAGTGGGgtgggcagctctgccacccaGCACCGGCCCCGCAAG GAGCAGCGCATTGTGTCACCGGAGACAGACAGCGGCTTCGTGGGCTCGGAGGCCAGCAGAGTGTCACCCCCCGTGCACACCCCTGAACACCGTCCCCCCGGCACCGG gacCCCCGGCTCACCGGGACCCTCCATTCCCGTCCCCACGACCCTCTGTCCTCCGCGGAAGAGAGAGGTGACCCCGCTTCCCTCCAAGCCGGCGCTGATGGGCATCTACCCCGCGGGCAGGCAGAGGGGCACGGGGGGGCTCcgcctgccccccagcaccccttcACAGAGCAGCTCCCCCCCCCGCTGGGCCGAGAGCGCGGGCAGTGAGGCGGGACCCGACGGTGACGGTGACGGCAGTGACGGTGACGGCA ctcaccttcccccccccccagccccagctcacatGGACTCAGAGGCAGAAGGCAGGAGCTGCACCAGCACCGGCGGCCGCCCCCCCACCATGGCCAGGGACCTGGCCAGCCCCACAGCGTCCCCCGAAACACCATCCCCCACCCCGCTGTCGCTCCACCCGGCTCGCTGCGACCTGCTGGGCTCCCGTCTGGAGCGCGA CCAGGCCATCCGGGCGCTGCGGGACGAGGTgtggcggctgcggcggcggctggagGAGAGCCTGCACCGCTCCCGCAGCTATCCCGAGGGGAAAGCCGCCCCACGAACCCCCCCAGCCAGGAGCCAGCCGGCGGCCAGTGGACCATCGTCCCCCAGGGACACAGCGCCCTCCGG GGAGCCGAGCCCCCCGGCGCGGGGCAGGGTGACCCCCAGGGTCGCACCCACGAGGAGGGGGAGGTCGGCGTCGCTGCCGCGGGACAGGCCGGCGCTGGACCTCA ACCTTGGGCACGGACCCTCCGGATCCCACCACGCATCCGTCTCCTCCGCCGCAGCCTCCGAGTCGGACCCCTCGCCTGCCGGGCCCCGGGCCCCCCCCTCCCTGCGGAACAGCCCTGGGAACCCCCCAGGTGCGGTGACATTTCGGGGACAGTACACAG GGACACGGTACCCGGTGGGGACACCGCgcgcccccccagcaccccaagaaGAGCCAGGAGCCCCGGGATGCCCCCGGTGCCACGGGAACGGGACGCCATCGG GGATGTTCCCAGACACCCTCGCTCCTCTCTCCGTAGCCGGCTCCCGGGCAGGGGATGCCACGAGGCCGCCCCGGCACAGCACCCCAAGGAGGACATGCTGCCCCACCTGCCACACACCCACGGGTGCCCCCGCTTCTGGTGACAGGGACGGAGCCACACACG CAGAGCGTGGCCCCGGTGGCacatccccccccagctcccacgtCCGTCCCCGCGCCGAGAAGCCGGAGCAACCTGGAGTTTGGTACTTGGTGGCCAGCCCTGGTGCCACCCCCGCCATCGGCTGCCTTGCGCCCGTCCCCCTCGTGCCTTATGCACCCCCCCTGCT CTACTGCTCCCCAGCGGTACCTACCTCAGCCCCAGCCATGGCCGGGGTCCCCCTCCGACACCCCGAGGGGCTCGggggggcagagcatcccccccgGCCGCACGCCGCTGCCCACCGCCGCTGCCTGAGGCTGgacctggaggagctggaggagctgaacCGGTCCCTGAGCCGGGCCgtggaggctgcccagggcatGAGGCTCACCACCACCCGCATGAGCCGGGCGCTGGGCGCCGAGCTCAGCCGAGCGCGGCACCTGCGGGGCTCCTGCCTCTTCTGA